One Catillopecten margaritatus gill symbiont DNA window includes the following coding sequences:
- the guaB gene encoding Inosine-5'-monophosphate dehydrogenase — MNLLKTALTFDDVLLVPAHSTTMPKEVNLTTQLTKTITLNTPILSAAMDTVTEAKLAITMAQEGGIGIVHKNMSIAEQAAEVHKVKRFESGIIREPVTIDAKATIRDVYAKQQKYKISALPVVDGNTIIGMVTSRDVRFETNFDNSVASVMTPQNKLITVKEGTAMDKVRALLHEHRIERVVITGDNFKLQGMITVRDIQNSTDFPNACKDEKEQLRVGAAVGVAAGTGERIDALVVAGVDVIVIDTAHGHSQGVIDRVKKTKAKHPSLNIIAGNIATGAAALDLVKAGADCVKVGIGPGSICTTRIVAGVGVPQITAISDVAEALKGTGVPLIADGGIRYSGDIAKAFAAGAYCVMLGSMLAGTEESPGEVELYQGRAYKSYRGMGSIGAMNQAHGSSDRYFQSDSKADKLVPEGIEGRVPFKGSIRPIIHQMIGGVRSSMGYTGCATLDKMRVDATFVQVTSAGMVESHVHDVSITKEAPNYHQ; from the coding sequence ATGAACTTACTAAAAACTGCCCTCACTTTTGACGATGTATTATTGGTCCCTGCCCATTCAACCACGATGCCTAAAGAAGTTAATTTAACGACACAATTAACCAAAACAATTACCCTTAATACCCCAATTTTATCGGCAGCAATGGACACCGTAACCGAAGCAAAATTGGCAATTACCATGGCACAAGAAGGGGGGATTGGCATCGTGCATAAAAATATGTCGATTGCAGAGCAAGCGGCAGAAGTGCATAAAGTTAAGCGGTTTGAATCTGGCATTATTAGAGAGCCTGTAACCATCGATGCAAAAGCAACGATTAGGGATGTCTATGCCAAACAGCAGAAATATAAAATTTCAGCCCTGCCTGTGGTTGACGGCAACACCATTATCGGTATGGTAACCAGTCGTGATGTGCGTTTTGAGACGAATTTTGATAATTCTGTGGCAAGCGTAATGACACCGCAAAACAAATTAATTACCGTTAAAGAAGGCACAGCGATGGATAAAGTGCGTGCCCTATTGCACGAACACCGCATTGAACGCGTAGTGATTACAGGTGATAATTTCAAATTGCAAGGGATGATTACTGTGCGTGATATTCAAAATTCAACCGATTTCCCCAATGCCTGCAAAGACGAAAAAGAACAATTGCGTGTTGGTGCCGCCGTTGGCGTGGCTGCTGGCACGGGTGAACGCATTGATGCATTGGTTGTAGCAGGCGTTGATGTGATTGTGATTGACACCGCACATGGGCATTCCCAAGGCGTGATTGACCGTGTTAAAAAAACCAAAGCCAAACACCCGAGCCTTAACATTATCGCTGGCAATATCGCTACAGGTGCAGCAGCACTCGATTTAGTCAAAGCAGGGGCAGACTGCGTCAAAGTCGGCATCGGCCCTGGCAGTATTTGCACCACGCGTATCGTTGCCGGTGTTGGTGTGCCACAAATCACAGCAATTTCTGATGTTGCCGAAGCCTTGAAAGGCACAGGCGTGCCACTCATTGCTGATGGGGGTATTCGCTACTCAGGCGACATCGCTAAAGCCTTTGCCGCTGGTGCATATTGCGTTATGCTCGGCTCAATGCTAGCTGGCACAGAAGAATCCCCAGGTGAAGTGGAGCTTTATCAAGGTCGAGCCTATAAATCTTACCGTGGCATGGGTTCAATCGGTGCAATGAATCAAGCGCATGGCTCATCTGATAGATACTTCCAATCAGATTCTAAAGCCGACAAATTGGTCCCAGAAGGTATTGAGGGTCGTGTCCCTTTTAAGGGCTCTATTCGCCCTATCATTCACCAAATGATAGGCGGTGTTAGATCATCAATGGGTTATACAGGTTGTGCAACATTGGATAAAATGCGTGTTGATGCGACCTTTGTTCAAGTTACTTCGGCAGGTATGGTAGAGTCACATGTTCACGATGTTTCAATCACCAAAGAAGCCCCTAACTACCACCAATAA
- a CDS encoding IS1595 family transposase ISBaz1 — MKRKNKYYNRSRLSEAKFREVIKYFSVDLSATQIAQLTNLNLNTVNKILTLVRIRIFELSDQYQLQSAPLVGQIEVDESYFGARRVRGKRGRGARGKIIVFGLLKRGDKVYTQIIEKCDRITLHSIIKDKTSTDSIINSDGWRGYNGLVDFGYKKHYRVHHGKNEFARGNSHINGIESFWGYAKIRLVKFKGMNKKMFKYHLKECEFRFNNRKQDMYKILLDNFRKEPLN; from the coding sequence ATGAAAAGGAAAAATAAGTATTACAACCGTTCAAGACTTTCAGAGGCAAAATTTAGAGAAGTTATTAAATATTTTTCAGTGGATTTAAGCGCTACTCAAATAGCACAATTAACCAATCTAAATTTAAACACTGTTAATAAAATTTTGACACTTGTAAGGATAAGAATTTTTGAATTATCAGACCAATATCAACTTCAATCTGCCCCACTAGTGGGGCAGATTGAAGTTGATGAAAGCTACTTTGGTGCTCGGCGCGTCCGTGGGAAACGCGGCCGAGGTGCCAGGGGCAAGATAATCGTATTTGGCTTATTGAAACGAGGTGATAAGGTTTATACTCAAATTATAGAAAAGTGCGATAGAATAACCCTTCACAGCATAATAAAAGACAAAACATCAACAGATAGTATTATTAATTCTGACGGATGGCGTGGATATAATGGCTTGGTAGATTTTGGCTATAAAAAGCATTATCGTGTTCATCATGGTAAGAATGAATTTGCCAGAGGAAATTCTCATATTAACGGCATCGAATCTTTTTGGGGTTATGCTAAAATTAGACTAGTAAAATTTAAAGGAATGAATAAAAAAATGTTTAAATATCATCTTAAAGAATGTGAATTTAGATTTAATAATCGTAAGCAAGATATGTATAAAATCTTACTTGATAATTTTAGAAAAGAGCCGCTTAACTAG
- the moeB gene encoding Molybdopterin-synthase adenylyltransferase, producing the protein MNDETLLRYSRQIMLPEIDIAGQQTLLDSTLLLIGVGGLGSPSALYLAAAGVGHLILADFDQVELSNLQRQIIHTTNDIGKDKVTSAKETLSAINPNIKITTLTNLNASNIGEWVQKSNIVLDGTDNFDTRFKINQACVTHKTPLISAAVIRFEGQLSTFKGYEKNHPCYQCLYPATGNNDETCSSNGILAPVAGILGTLQALQALKVLLNLGEQLTSKLMIIDALDMNFRTLTLNKDKSCPICNL; encoded by the coding sequence ATGAATGACGAAACATTACTGAGATATTCCCGACAAATTATGCTTCCAGAAATTGACATAGCAGGGCAGCAAACCCTGCTCGATTCAACCCTATTGTTAATTGGCGTAGGCGGTTTAGGCTCGCCCAGTGCCCTATACCTCGCCGCCGCAGGTGTCGGACACCTCATCTTAGCCGATTTCGATCAAGTGGAACTCTCCAACTTACAACGCCAAATCATCCACACCACAAACGACATCGGTAAAGACAAAGTAACCTCCGCCAAAGAAACCCTATCTGCCATCAACCCCAACATCAAAATCACCACGCTCACCAATCTAAACGCAAGCAACATCGGCGAATGGGTGCAAAAATCCAACATCGTCCTCGACGGCACCGATAACTTTGACACCCGTTTCAAAATCAACCAAGCCTGCGTTACCCACAAAACCCCGTTAATATCCGCCGCCGTCATCCGTTTCGAAGGGCAACTGTCCACCTTCAAAGGCTACGAAAAAAACCACCCCTGCTACCAATGCCTATATCCCGCCACCGGCAACAACGATGAAACCTGTAGCAGCAATGGCATTCTCGCCCCCGTCGCTGGCATTCTCGGCACTTTACAAGCCCTGCAAGCCTTAAAAGTCCTGCTAAATTTAGGCGAACAACTCACCTCTAAATTAATGATTATCGATGCACTGGATATGAATTTCAGAACCCTTACCCTCAATAAAGACAAATCTTGCCCAATCTGCAATCTATAG